One region of Osmia lignaria lignaria isolate PbOS001 chromosome 7, iyOsmLign1, whole genome shotgun sequence genomic DNA includes:
- the wake gene encoding ankyrin repeat and fibronectin type III domain containing protein wide awake isoform X1 — MKFRKSSVSSPKMELLSRRSSNDTRMSTLKRSRSFRASMKLMSKLKSHANLHLNRNAGFDLSPVASRDQRSNKGRNKLSIVEESSSSPVGSNTECITEEGIPEDPERDSVSLNELESRRISKELKNKLCLTDRIMRRNRKDTEKNSKKNSDPLSPKVGHIFRWKSNEENATISCTEKKDVSRPDGGRVSYENPTFCLDSSLDSSVSSFLFDPENSSQIDIECKDEVFLENPCQDTVLTLLVDSRRCYEKETEKLEIIETTVFEGVENFECNKNNRPLFNSPKARSLSVNDVIVQEDEEIGRSLDLNDYERNFCCQSHRDDDLASKGRKSSEKIRKTSVCSSKSCRIRTVDNITNFWTNARGSSFRNKGSAGRKKSMKDSRDESIGQDRQLVTTASGSKLYSLQGMEFLEGFGKKKQQPHQQSNSISSVHINPLSAQSLNIHLQALFVAVEHGHLDKARTILESTDVDVNSVNSDGLSPLDVAVLSNNRPLAKMLVAFGAQEGNQFKSPESLGSHLASLLSEAEHRVQELGGSTSGSGGTTLLEPPSSHRSSFSSQHNNLTGCGGSAEDKQLAQWERRARALRKMLLGFDQARPPDMPFLVAVDVTGTNSVTVRFQEPDSHDSPICTKFKVQWSSKEDFSVICGEREVLDMKQRECRIDDLMQGQKYYFRAAAGNLKGYSRFRNSTPAHVTPSSWRDIDGRVPRFAGRLEQLNTLFTDIRRPEYTQETPAVQRRNHKKKTTIKQLFTATSKFQKNLRRGVFLACLLYHEDKVLVTNEDFLPVIEVDETYPSCIYNDFHWLMKVACTWDDVKTLRQDMEKSHSSSTNHFRIKLLQAAAQMQAALCIQDLGQLYHKPIRDVQGTLVFSTVNYIKSPKLISVLNSRWLPLSKVTKKVIPHEDSNVADILIASIQEQMTYHQVSSIKLSKGLYLGYLKMQSSVDLIQVVVPAKSPNVLPHCKIRDNPHVSAEEWDYLKRITRMYASDVSVKDPEEKENVTNELQGTEQQKLFVELVSATARRLFNYMEINPEDSLIHRLYDAEVIDLTHDVSFLIAVPPAETACCVPGTREILLQRGDLLSLPIQVFEMVHLNTYQRDVISRYSRLSCILELDTAQAQHNHREAFSSLELSVAKDKLARLQDLQTQVNTVWKGARWLIDVITFARDRGSSQQSAASQTVGISMKHLLSLDRNKSNSNSNSLKRSLLQLPPRDPKLVKSSPGRGSWPGPNVANSSSNLLTTEFSKSEQQLPSGQYVRKGSNTSNVSTGSEPPKSSIPMSSTSNLSNTTSGGSNNHLVPLQNSRLPPSKSEDTLILTKYKHSPRNRSATITSASASTSPLLSIKPMIYGGSLLSVSTAMTNTTSLLSVSNTNSDSLHSLSSDEYSTPNSSVCIKSSHAKSKSTKPTASVAAMATGSLESQLEEEKDEATMMPAPLPGILQVYAAYETGLASGTSLKLHVTPRTTAREVVNLVVKQLNMAVVLKGQEGPIYTADELPNFCLVAVIGARERCLRDDFKLLQLQNPWKKGRLYVRQKQDVLAALEHSSKHTAYL, encoded by the exons ATGAAATTTCGCAAATCGTCCGTATCCAGCCCGAAGATGGAATTGCTCTCGAGGCGGTCGTCGAACGACACAAGGATGTCGACCCTGAAGAGGTCGAGGTCCTTTCGAGCATCGATGAAGCTTATGTCGAAGCTGAAGAGTCACGCGAATCTTCATTTAAATCGTAACGCCGGTTTCGATTTGTCCCCGGTCGCCTCGCGTGATCAACGTTCGAATAAAGGACGAAACAAATTATCCATCGTCGAGGAATCATCCTCGAGTCCTGTCGGTAGCAACACCGAATGCATCACGGAGGAGGGGATACCGGAGGATCCTGAAAGGGATTCGGTGTCGTTGAACGAGCTCGAGTCTCGCAGGATCAGCAAAGAATTGAAGAACAAATTATGCCTGACCGACAGGATAATGAGGAGGAATCGCAAGGATACCGAGAAAAATTCCAAGAAAAACAGCGATCCTTTGTCACCGAAGGTGGGACATATTTTTCGATGGAAAAGCAACGAGGAAAATGCAACTATCTCTTGTACGGAGAAAAAGGATGTATCTCGTCCTGACGGAGGACGCGTGTCCTATGAAAATCCTACTTTCTGCTTGGATAGCTCGTTGGACTCGTCCGTGTCGAGTTTCTTATTCGACCCGGAGAATTCCAGTCAGATTGATATCGAATGCAAGGACGAGGTATTCTTGGAGAATCCTTGTCAGGACACCGTGCTGACTCTGCTGGTGGATTCTCGACGATGTTACGAGAAGGAAACGGAGAAACTAGAGATCATCGAGACGACGGTGTTCGAAGGGGTGGAGAATTTCGAGTGCAATAAGAACAATCGTCCTTTGTTCAACAGCCCGAAAGCGAGGAGCTTGTCGGTGAACGACGTAATCGTGCAGGAGGACGAAGAGATTGGCAGGAGTTTGGATTTAAACGATTACGAGAGGAATTTCTGTTGCCAGTCCCACCGGGACGACGATTTAGCCTCGAAGGGACGGAAATCGTCGGAGAAAATTAGGAAAACTTCCGTCTGTTCCTCCAAGTCCTGCAGGATCAGGACGGTGGATAATATAACGAACTTTTGGACAAACGCCCGGGGTAGCAGCTTCCGTAATAAAGGGTCGGCGGGGAGAAAGAAGTCGATGAAAGATTCGAGGGACGAATCCATCGGGCAGGATAGGCAACTCGTTACAACTGCTTCTGGATCAA AGCTGTACTCTTTGCAAGGGATGGAGTTCCTGGAGGGTTTCGGCAAGAAAAAGCAACAACCCCATCAACAATCGAACAGTATTTCGTCGGTGCACATCAATCCCCTATCGGCACAGTCTCTCAACATACATCTGCAGg cacTCTTCGTAGCCGTGGAGCACGGTCATCTCGACAAAGCCAGAACAATTTTGGAATCGACAGACGTGGATGTGAACAG cgTGAACAGCGACGGTTTGTCACCCCTGGACGTGGCGGTGCTCAGCAACAATAGGCCCCTTGCAAAAATGCTGGTCGCGTTTGGTGCGCAAGAAGGCAATCAAT TCAAGTCTCCGGAGTCCCTGGGCAGTCATTTGGCGTCGTTGCTGTCGGAAGCGGAACACAGAGTTCAAGAACTCGGGGGGAGTACTTCCGGTAGCGGTGGGACCACCCTGTTGGAGCCACCGAGCAGCCATAGATCAAGTTTTTCGTCTCAGCACAACAATCTGACGGGATGCGGCGGTAGCGCGGAGGACAAGCAACTTGCTCAATGGGAAAGAAGAGCTAGAGCTCTGAGAAAGATGCTTCTTGGATTCGATCAAGCGA GGCCACCAGATATGCCGTTCCTGGTGGCAGTCGACGTGACAGGAACAAATTCTGTAACAGTAAGGTTCCAGGAGCCGGACTCTCACGATTCACCGATCTGCACCAAGTTCAAGGTACAATGGAGCAGCAAGGAAGACTTCTCGGTGATCTGTGGAGAAAGAGAGGTCCTGGACATGAAGCAAAGAGAGTGCAGGATCGACGACCTGATGCAGGGACAGAAATACTATTTTCGAGCTGCTGCTGGCAACCTGAAGGGTTACAGCAGGTTCAGGAACTCGACACCTGCCCACGTTACGCCTAGCA GTTGGAGGGACATCGATGGCCGAGTGCCAAGATTTGCCGGCCGATTGGAACAATTGAACACTCTGTTCACGGACATAAGGCGACCGGAGTACACTCAAGAGACGCCGGCTGTACAGCGGCGTAATCACAAGAAAAAGACGACGATAAAGCAGCTGTTCACGGCGACCAGTAAGTTTCAGAAGAATCTCAGACGCGGAGTTTTCCTCGCTTGCTTGCTATACCACGAGGACAAGGTGCTCGTGACGAACGAGGATTTTTTGCCTGTGATCGAAGTCGACGAGACTTATCCTAGCTGTATTTACAACGATTTCCATTGGCTGATGAAGGTTGCTTGCACCTGGGACGACGTTAAGACCCTCCGCCAGGACATGGAGAAAAGTCACAGCAGCTCGACGAATCATTTCAGGATAAAATTGTTGCAGGCAGCTGCGCAAATGCAG GCAGCCCTGTGCATACAGGATCTTGGACAACTGTACCACAAACCTATCAGAGACGTCCAAGGGACCCTGGTCTTCTCTACGGTGAATTACATAAAATCCCCGAAACTGATCTCAGTACTGAACAGCAGATGGTTACCTCTCAGCAAAGTCACAAAGAAAGTCATACCTCACGAAGACAGCAACGTAGCGGATATTTTAATAGCCAGTATACAGGAACAGATGACCTATCATCAAGTTAGCAGTATTAAACTATCAAAGGGACTTTACCTTGGCTACTTGAAAATGCAAAGTAGCGTGGATCTTATTCAGGTTGTGGTGCCAGCAAAATCGCCTAACGTTTTGCCACATTGTAAAATCCGTGACAATCCTCACGTTTCTGC AGAGGAATGGGATTATCTTAAAAGGATAACTCGTATGTACGCGTCGGACGTTTCTGTGAAAGATCCCGAAGAAAAGGAGAACGTGACCAATGAATTGCAAGGCACCGAGCAACAAAAATTGTTCGTTGAATTAGTGTCTGCTACCGCGAGAAGATTGTTCAATTACATGGAGATCAATCCTGAAGATTCATTGATCCATCGACTATACGATGCCGAGGTTATCGATTTGACTCACGATGTGTCCTTTCTGATCGCTGTACCACCCGCTGAGACAGCCTGTTGCGTACCTGGTACCAGAGAGATCCTCCTTCAACGCGGTGATCTTCTGTCGTTGCCCATCCAAGTGTTCGAAATGGTTCATTTGAACACGTATCAGAGGGACGTGATCAGCAGATACTCGAGATTGAGTTGTATCTTAGAGCTCGATACCGCTCAAGCACAGCACAACCACAGAGAAGCATTCAGTTCATTGGAATTGAGCGTGGCAAAGGATAAGTTGGCGAGGTTGCAAGATCTTCAGACCCAAGTGAATACAGTGTGGAAGGGTGCCAGATGGCTCATAGACGTGATCACTTTTGCGAGGGATCGTGGATCTTCGCAGCAAAGC GCCGCGTCGCAAACCGTTGGAATTTCAATGAAGCACCTGCTCAGCCTCGACAGGAACAAAAGCAACAGCAATAGCAACAGCCTGAAGAGAAGTTTGCTACAGTTACCTCCTCGCGATCCAAAGCTCGTGAAATCCAGTCCAGGTAGAGGCAGTTGGCCAGGACCTAACGTTGCGAACTCTTCCTCGAATCTGCTTACGACTGAGTTCAGTAAAAGCGAGCAACAATTGCCCAGCGGTCAGTACGTTCGCAAAGGTAGCAACACCTCGAACGTGTCGACCGGTTCGGAACCTCCGAAATCCTCTATACCCATGAGCAGCACGAGCAACCTGAGCAACACGACCAGCGGTGGCAGCAACAATCATCTGGTACCGTTGCAAAACAGCAGGCTACCGCCTTCTAAATCCGAGGACACTTTGATCCTAACGAAATACAAACACAGCCCCAGAAATAGGTCGGCCACGATCACCTCCGCGTCAGCGAGCACCAGTCCTTTGCTCAGTATAAAGCCCATGATATATGGTGGCTCGCTTCTGAGCGTATCAACGGCCATGACAAACACCACTAGTCTCCTAAGCGTCAGCAACACTAATTCTGACAGTTTGCACTCGCTAAGCAGCGACGAGTACTCGACGCCAAATTCGAGCGTTTGCATAAAGAGCAGCCACGCGAAAAGCAAATCGACGAAACCCACCGCCAGTGTCGCAGCAATGGCGACTGGATCTCTTGAGAGCCAGCTGGAGGAGGAAAAGGACGAGGCTACGATGATGCCGGCTCCTTTACCTGGTATTCTTCAG GTTTACGCGGCCTACGAGACTGGCCTGGCTTCCGGAACCAGCCTAAAATTGCACGTGACACCAAGAACCACGGCCAGAGAAGTGGTGAACCTGGTCGTGAAGCAGCTTAACATGGCTGTGGTTCTGAAAGGGCAAGAAGGTCCCATTTATACAGCCGACGAGCTGCCGAATTTCTGTTTGGTCGCCGTGATCGGTGCCAGGGAGCGTTGCCTCAGGGACGACTTCAAGTTACTTCAACTTCAAAATCCTTGGAAGAAAGGCAGGCTGTACGTGAGGCAGAAACAAGACGTCCTTGCGGCTCTCGAGCACAGTAGCAAACACACCGCGTATTTATAG
- the wake gene encoding ankyrin repeat and fibronectin type III domain containing protein wide awake isoform X5: MEFLEGFGKKKQQPHQQSNSISSVHINPLSAQSLNIHLQALFVAVEHGHLDKARTILESTDVDVNSVNSDGLSPLDVAVLSNNRPLAKMLVAFGAQEGNQFKSPESLGSHLASLLSEAEHRVQELGGSTSGSGGTTLLEPPSSHRSSFSSQHNNLTGCGGSAEDKQLAQWERRARALRKMLLGFDQARPPDMPFLVAVDVTGTNSVTVRFQEPDSHDSPICTKFKVQWSSKEDFSVICGEREVLDMKQRECRIDDLMQGQKYYFRAAAGNLKGYSRFRNSTPAHVTPSSWRDIDGRVPRFAGRLEQLNTLFTDIRRPEYTQETPAVQRRNHKKKTTIKQLFTATSKFQKNLRRGVFLACLLYHEDKVLVTNEDFLPVIEVDETYPSCIYNDFHWLMKVACTWDDVKTLRQDMEKSHSSSTNHFRIKLLQAAAQMQAALCIQDLGQLYHKPIRDVQGTLVFSTVNYIKSPKLISVLNSRWLPLSKVTKKVIPHEDSNVADILIASIQEQMTYHQVSSIKLSKGLYLGYLKMQSSVDLIQVVVPAKSPNVLPHCKIRDNPHVSAEEWDYLKRITRMYASDVSVKDPEEKENVTNELQGTEQQKLFVELVSATARRLFNYMEINPEDSLIHRLYDAEVIDLTHDVSFLIAVPPAETACCVPGTREILLQRGDLLSLPIQVFEMVHLNTYQRDVISRYSRLSCILELDTAQAQHNHREAFSSLELSVAKDKLARLQDLQTQVNTVWKGARWLIDVITFARDRGSSQQSAASQTVGISMKHLLSLDRNKSNSNSNSLKRSLLQLPPRDPKLVKSSPGRGSWPGPNVANSSSNLLTTEFSKSEQQLPSGQYVRKGSNTSNVSTGSEPPKSSIPMSSTSNLSNTTSGGSNNHLVPLQNSRLPPSKSEDTLILTKYKHSPRNRSATITSASASTSPLLSIKPMIYGGSLLSVSTAMTNTTSLLSVSNTNSDSLHSLSSDEYSTPNSSVCIKSSHAKSKSTKPTASVAAMATGSLESQLEEEKDEATMMPAPLPGILQVYAAYETGLASGTSLKLHVTPRTTAREVVNLVVKQLNMAVVLKGQEGPIYTADELPNFCLVAVIGARERCLRDDFKLLQLQNPWKKGRLYVRQKQDVLAALEHSSKHTAYL, encoded by the exons ATGGAGTTCCTGGAGGGTTTCGGCAAGAAAAAGCAACAACCCCATCAACAATCGAACAGTATTTCGTCGGTGCACATCAATCCCCTATCGGCACAGTCTCTCAACATACATCTGCAGg cacTCTTCGTAGCCGTGGAGCACGGTCATCTCGACAAAGCCAGAACAATTTTGGAATCGACAGACGTGGATGTGAACAG cgTGAACAGCGACGGTTTGTCACCCCTGGACGTGGCGGTGCTCAGCAACAATAGGCCCCTTGCAAAAATGCTGGTCGCGTTTGGTGCGCAAGAAGGCAATCAAT TCAAGTCTCCGGAGTCCCTGGGCAGTCATTTGGCGTCGTTGCTGTCGGAAGCGGAACACAGAGTTCAAGAACTCGGGGGGAGTACTTCCGGTAGCGGTGGGACCACCCTGTTGGAGCCACCGAGCAGCCATAGATCAAGTTTTTCGTCTCAGCACAACAATCTGACGGGATGCGGCGGTAGCGCGGAGGACAAGCAACTTGCTCAATGGGAAAGAAGAGCTAGAGCTCTGAGAAAGATGCTTCTTGGATTCGATCAAGCGA GGCCACCAGATATGCCGTTCCTGGTGGCAGTCGACGTGACAGGAACAAATTCTGTAACAGTAAGGTTCCAGGAGCCGGACTCTCACGATTCACCGATCTGCACCAAGTTCAAGGTACAATGGAGCAGCAAGGAAGACTTCTCGGTGATCTGTGGAGAAAGAGAGGTCCTGGACATGAAGCAAAGAGAGTGCAGGATCGACGACCTGATGCAGGGACAGAAATACTATTTTCGAGCTGCTGCTGGCAACCTGAAGGGTTACAGCAGGTTCAGGAACTCGACACCTGCCCACGTTACGCCTAGCA GTTGGAGGGACATCGATGGCCGAGTGCCAAGATTTGCCGGCCGATTGGAACAATTGAACACTCTGTTCACGGACATAAGGCGACCGGAGTACACTCAAGAGACGCCGGCTGTACAGCGGCGTAATCACAAGAAAAAGACGACGATAAAGCAGCTGTTCACGGCGACCAGTAAGTTTCAGAAGAATCTCAGACGCGGAGTTTTCCTCGCTTGCTTGCTATACCACGAGGACAAGGTGCTCGTGACGAACGAGGATTTTTTGCCTGTGATCGAAGTCGACGAGACTTATCCTAGCTGTATTTACAACGATTTCCATTGGCTGATGAAGGTTGCTTGCACCTGGGACGACGTTAAGACCCTCCGCCAGGACATGGAGAAAAGTCACAGCAGCTCGACGAATCATTTCAGGATAAAATTGTTGCAGGCAGCTGCGCAAATGCAG GCAGCCCTGTGCATACAGGATCTTGGACAACTGTACCACAAACCTATCAGAGACGTCCAAGGGACCCTGGTCTTCTCTACGGTGAATTACATAAAATCCCCGAAACTGATCTCAGTACTGAACAGCAGATGGTTACCTCTCAGCAAAGTCACAAAGAAAGTCATACCTCACGAAGACAGCAACGTAGCGGATATTTTAATAGCCAGTATACAGGAACAGATGACCTATCATCAAGTTAGCAGTATTAAACTATCAAAGGGACTTTACCTTGGCTACTTGAAAATGCAAAGTAGCGTGGATCTTATTCAGGTTGTGGTGCCAGCAAAATCGCCTAACGTTTTGCCACATTGTAAAATCCGTGACAATCCTCACGTTTCTGC AGAGGAATGGGATTATCTTAAAAGGATAACTCGTATGTACGCGTCGGACGTTTCTGTGAAAGATCCCGAAGAAAAGGAGAACGTGACCAATGAATTGCAAGGCACCGAGCAACAAAAATTGTTCGTTGAATTAGTGTCTGCTACCGCGAGAAGATTGTTCAATTACATGGAGATCAATCCTGAAGATTCATTGATCCATCGACTATACGATGCCGAGGTTATCGATTTGACTCACGATGTGTCCTTTCTGATCGCTGTACCACCCGCTGAGACAGCCTGTTGCGTACCTGGTACCAGAGAGATCCTCCTTCAACGCGGTGATCTTCTGTCGTTGCCCATCCAAGTGTTCGAAATGGTTCATTTGAACACGTATCAGAGGGACGTGATCAGCAGATACTCGAGATTGAGTTGTATCTTAGAGCTCGATACCGCTCAAGCACAGCACAACCACAGAGAAGCATTCAGTTCATTGGAATTGAGCGTGGCAAAGGATAAGTTGGCGAGGTTGCAAGATCTTCAGACCCAAGTGAATACAGTGTGGAAGGGTGCCAGATGGCTCATAGACGTGATCACTTTTGCGAGGGATCGTGGATCTTCGCAGCAAAGC GCCGCGTCGCAAACCGTTGGAATTTCAATGAAGCACCTGCTCAGCCTCGACAGGAACAAAAGCAACAGCAATAGCAACAGCCTGAAGAGAAGTTTGCTACAGTTACCTCCTCGCGATCCAAAGCTCGTGAAATCCAGTCCAGGTAGAGGCAGTTGGCCAGGACCTAACGTTGCGAACTCTTCCTCGAATCTGCTTACGACTGAGTTCAGTAAAAGCGAGCAACAATTGCCCAGCGGTCAGTACGTTCGCAAAGGTAGCAACACCTCGAACGTGTCGACCGGTTCGGAACCTCCGAAATCCTCTATACCCATGAGCAGCACGAGCAACCTGAGCAACACGACCAGCGGTGGCAGCAACAATCATCTGGTACCGTTGCAAAACAGCAGGCTACCGCCTTCTAAATCCGAGGACACTTTGATCCTAACGAAATACAAACACAGCCCCAGAAATAGGTCGGCCACGATCACCTCCGCGTCAGCGAGCACCAGTCCTTTGCTCAGTATAAAGCCCATGATATATGGTGGCTCGCTTCTGAGCGTATCAACGGCCATGACAAACACCACTAGTCTCCTAAGCGTCAGCAACACTAATTCTGACAGTTTGCACTCGCTAAGCAGCGACGAGTACTCGACGCCAAATTCGAGCGTTTGCATAAAGAGCAGCCACGCGAAAAGCAAATCGACGAAACCCACCGCCAGTGTCGCAGCAATGGCGACTGGATCTCTTGAGAGCCAGCTGGAGGAGGAAAAGGACGAGGCTACGATGATGCCGGCTCCTTTACCTGGTATTCTTCAG GTTTACGCGGCCTACGAGACTGGCCTGGCTTCCGGAACCAGCCTAAAATTGCACGTGACACCAAGAACCACGGCCAGAGAAGTGGTGAACCTGGTCGTGAAGCAGCTTAACATGGCTGTGGTTCTGAAAGGGCAAGAAGGTCCCATTTATACAGCCGACGAGCTGCCGAATTTCTGTTTGGTCGCCGTGATCGGTGCCAGGGAGCGTTGCCTCAGGGACGACTTCAAGTTACTTCAACTTCAAAATCCTTGGAAGAAAGGCAGGCTGTACGTGAGGCAGAAACAAGACGTCCTTGCGGCTCTCGAGCACAGTAGCAAACACACCGCGTATTTATAG